One stretch of Bacillus spongiae DNA includes these proteins:
- a CDS encoding transposase: FGFLKANLCFSRFSVRGKSKVENEMGLALMAVNLRKFTAIN, from the coding sequence TTTTGGATTCTTGAAAGCGAATTTGTGTTTCTCCCGATTTTCTGTACGTGGAAAATCGAAGGTAGAAAACGAAATGGGCCTCGCATTAATGGCAGTGAATTTAAGAAAATTCACTGCCATTAACTAA
- a CDS encoding Crp/Fnr family transcriptional regulator, with protein sequence MEVTKIKRDIDLISDELARLLTSISTPRKVKAGNFLFQEGEDASEIYLINTGMFQISQLTPDGKQLNLRICKEKDIIGELTLFTANPKYMLSALALADSEVLVIKNDLLEEKLLKNADLTFEFMKWLNNHLRKFQTKIRDLVMNGKKGALYSTLIRFSNSYGVKVADGILIDIHLTNQEFAKFCCATRESVNRMLRDLKKSNVIDTTNDGRIIVKDLEYLKNEIGCENCPIEICNID encoded by the coding sequence ATGGAGGTCACCAAAATTAAACGTGACATTGATTTAATTTCAGATGAGTTGGCAAGATTATTAACTTCCATTAGTACTCCTAGAAAAGTGAAAGCAGGTAACTTTCTTTTTCAAGAAGGAGAAGATGCCTCTGAAATATATTTAATTAACACAGGCATGTTTCAAATTAGCCAATTAACTCCAGATGGGAAGCAACTAAATTTGCGTATTTGTAAAGAAAAGGACATTATTGGCGAATTAACCCTATTTACTGCGAACCCGAAATACATGCTAAGCGCACTTGCCTTAGCCGATAGCGAAGTACTCGTGATTAAAAATGATCTTCTTGAAGAAAAACTATTAAAAAATGCAGACCTAACCTTTGAATTTATGAAATGGTTAAATAATCATCTTCGTAAATTCCAAACGAAAATACGAGATTTAGTCATGAACGGAAAAAAAGGAGCTCTTTATTCTACTCTTATCCGTTTTAGTAACAGCTATGGTGTAAAAGTCGCTGATGGAATCTTAATTGATATTCATTTAACAAACCAAGAGTTTGCAAAATTTTGTTGTGCGACTCGAGAAAGCGTAAACCGAATGCTAAGAGATTTAAAGAAAAGTAATGTCATTGATACAACTAACGACGGCAGAATTATCGTGAAAGACCTTGAATACTTAAAGAATGAAATTGGCTGTGAAAATTGCCCTATTGAAATATGCAATATCGATTAA
- a CDS encoding molybdenum cofactor guanylyltransferase has product MVKIMTADIIGVVMAGGKSTRFGSDKAFALYQGTPLYEYSIKTLTEVVNKTVMVTNDNLLQTYRDKTDLEIKSDLPPFQNCGPLGGLYTALTSWQADWYLVLPIDVPLMNKRMLQRMLAYIDGKVDAVVPVIHTKKQPLIAVYHFTVKDILREQLNKQDYQVTNFLDKLSVRYLDEQDGENSFFHNINTQMDYKMYLS; this is encoded by the coding sequence GTGGTGAAAATAATGACGGCTGACATCATAGGAGTAGTAATGGCTGGTGGCAAATCGACGAGATTTGGGAGTGATAAGGCGTTCGCTCTTTATCAAGGCACGCCATTATATGAATACTCCATCAAAACTCTTACGGAAGTTGTGAATAAAACAGTCATGGTGACAAACGACAATTTGCTTCAAACTTACCGAGACAAAACAGACCTTGAAATTAAAAGTGATTTGCCACCATTTCAAAACTGTGGCCCGCTTGGTGGACTATATACGGCTTTAACTTCGTGGCAAGCAGATTGGTATCTTGTTTTACCGATCGATGTACCACTAATGAATAAAAGGATGCTACAGCGAATGCTTGCTTATATTGATGGAAAAGTTGATGCTGTTGTGCCTGTTATCCATACAAAAAAACAGCCGTTAATCGCCGTTTATCATTTTACCGTAAAAGATATATTGAGAGAGCAACTGAACAAACAGGATTATCAAGTAACAAATTTCTTAGATAAACTATCTGTCCGGTACTTGGACGAGCAAGATGGAGAAAATTCATTCTTTCATAATATTAATACCCAAATGGATTATAAAATGTACTTATCATAA